One window from the genome of Musa acuminata AAA Group cultivar baxijiao chromosome BXJ1-4, Cavendish_Baxijiao_AAA, whole genome shotgun sequence encodes:
- the LOC135672671 gene encoding protein CHUP1, chloroplastic-like translates to MELVVRGRRDVSPLFIKLGVTVALSFAGFVLVQLRSRARARRPSPMASRPRFSSGSSSSVGLKDELRIPKSEDSLAKIVNATSRITIRTTTTTTTVLLSPTSKSSGDGEGFLLSEFNDIVMKEFRATGKDPEIAANTSAPNKLEIKEHNAMEQEIANLRKLVWSLQENERSLELQLLEHYGMQEQEAAVRELESQLKINLVEAKLYSLKIESLQADNRRLQDQLMEYSRAMNELEAGRATIKILKKKLKSDGEQAKEIIVSLHQRISVLQCQEQKEAKDKRLKELEDEAVELKTINSRLAEENSDLVRQLEASQASASVALESSKADASEEANCLRESNAKLMEDIEQLKTDRCTDVEQLVYLKWVNACLRYELRNYQPPPGKTVARDLSKNLSPRSEEKAKQLILEYANSGADAKSLSSMDFDSEYSYSSQASTGEPEDASPDVSSSTRQRNQKKMKFLSKLKKLVLGKDTGSHKPPAADRIPRTPTSGSSSGRRASVFTCSIDDMIGRESYGSFSSSITGEANPANQSGRIDAGADERCHNDDAWSQASSRSSFIIQRLDLEEAGKEKEEVGTPYRYEKMVSREDTARDFEGGDTPEKAEIKKLAVALKRARGMSKLNRRSASFSN, encoded by the exons ATGGAGTTGGTGGTAAGAGGCAGGCGGGACGTGAGTCCCCTCTTTATCAAGCTCGGCGTCACTGTTGCCCTCTCGTTCGCCGGCTTCGTCCTCGTCCAGCTCCGCTCTCGTGCACGTGCTCGCCGCCCCTCTCCCATGGCTTCCCGTCCTCGTTTTTCTTCAGGTTCTTC TTCTAGCGTTGGCCTCAAAGACGAGCTTCGTATTCCAAAAAGC GAAGACTCTTTGGCCAAGATCGTCAATGCCACTTCTAGAATCACCATCAGAACTACAACCACTACGACCACCGTCCTGTTGTCCCCGACCAGTAAGAGCTCCGGCGACGGTGAGGGCTTTCTCTTGTCGGAATTCAACGATATCGTTATGAAAGAATTCAGAGCAACCGGGAAGGACCCGGAAATTGCCGCCAACACCTCCGCGCCTAACAAGTTGGAGATCAAAGAGCACAACGCAATGGAGCAAGAGATAGCAAACCTTAGGAAATTGGTTTGGTCCCTCCAGGAGAATGAGAGGAGCCTTGAGCTCCAGCTGCTGGAGCATTACGGGATGCAAGAGCAAGAGGCCGCCGTGAGAGAGCTTGAGAGCCAACTAAAGATCAACTTGGTAGAGGCTAAGCTGTACTCCTTAAAGATCGAGTCTTTACAGGCCGACAACCGGAGACTCCAAGATCAGCTGATGGAGTACTCGAGGGCGATGAATGAGCTTGAGGCTGGAAGAGCAACGATCAAGATCCTGAAGAAGAAGCTGAAATCGGATGGAGAGCAGGCAAAGGAAATAATAGTTTCCCTTCATCAAAGGATCAGCGTCTTGCAGTGTCAAGAGCAGAAGGAAGCGAAAGACAAGAGGCTGAAGGAGTTGGAAGATGAGGctgtcgagctcaaaacgatcaactcGAGGCTAGCAGAGGAGAACTCGGATTTGGTGAGACAGTTGGAGGCATCACAAGCTTCGGCATCGGTCGCACTTGAGAGTTCAAAG GCAGATGCATCGGAGGAAGCCAACTGTTTGAGGGAATCGAACGCGAAATTGATGGAAGACATCGAACAGCTCAAAACAGATCGGTGCACCGACGTCGAACAACTTGTGTATCTTAAATGGGTCAACGCTTGCCTCAGGTATGAGCTGAGGAACTATCAGCCGCCGCCGGGGAAGACAGTCGCAAGAGATCTCAGCAAGAATCTGAGTCCCCGGTCGGAGGAGAAGGCGAAGCAGCTCATACTGGAGTACGCCAACTCGGGTGCCGATGCGAAGAGCTTAAGCTCCATGGACTTCGACTCGGAGTATTCGTACTCATCGCAAGCATCCACTGGGGAACCTGAAGACGCTTCCCCCGACGTCTCCTCCTCGACAAGACAGAGAAATCAGAAAAAGATGAAGTTTCTCAGTAAACTCAAGAAGCTAGTGCTGGGGAAAGACACCGGTAGCCACAAACCTCCGGCTGCTGACAGAATTCCAAGAACTCCAACAAGCGGCAGCAGTTCCGGGAGGAGGGCATCCGTCTTCACCTGTTCGATCGATGACATGATAGGAAGAGAATCATATGGTAGCTTCTCGTCGAGCATAACGGGGGAAGCCAACCCAGCCAATCAATCAGGCAGGATCGATGCCGGAGCCGACGAACGATGCCACAACGACGATGCTTGGTCGCAGGCTTCCTCCAGGTCATCCTTTATTATCCAAAGACTTGACCTTGAAGAAGcagggaaggagaaggaagaggttgGAACACCCTACAGATATGAGAAAATGGTCTCTCGAGAGGATACCGCGAGGGACTTTGAAGGAGGTGACACTCCTGAGAAGGCTGAGATCAAGAAGCTTGCAGTGGCTCTGAAGAGAGCAAGAGGGATGTCCAAGTTGAACAGGAGGTCAGCGTCCTTTAGCAATTGA
- the LOC103983326 gene encoding protein CYTOKININ-RESPONSIVE GATA TRANSCRIPTION FACTOR 1-like, with the protein MSPLDLNQVCVIPIEEGGHLPLYTLANPSSSFSCPHLFGVRHDERGGYYCIGHHLHQPQQEPEEEFQIAGSSDEYMTQRPADPSDGITEEEEPARPGKWMSPKMCFVRKTMNSTHIVVSEPRGNRLVSEFSTYYGSSSSPGGIIRVCSDCNTTKTPLWRSGPRGPKSLCNACGIRQRKARRAMAAAALNGGLVPADAPSQVQKEKELDVDRTLPFKKRCKVDTASSMTATKLCFSEAKLSSNRSSAIKKVFPQEERDAAILLMALSCGLIRS; encoded by the exons ATGTCTCCCTTGGACTTGAACCAAGTATGTGTTATCCCTATAGAAGAGGGAGGTCACCTCCCTCTCTACACACTAGCAaatccttcttcttccttctcatgtCCCCATCTCTTCGGTGTCCGCCACGATGAAAGAGGAGGTTACTACTGCATCGGCCATCACCTCCATCAGCCACAGCAAGAG CCCGAGGAAGAGTTCCAAATAGCTGGATCGAGCGATGAGTACATGACACAACGTCCTGCTGACCCCAGCGATGGcattacagaagaagaagaaccggCGAGGCCTGGTAAATGGATGTCGCCTAAGATGTGCTTTGTGAGGAAGACGATGAATTCGACTCACATCGTAGTAAGCGAACCGAGAGGAAACAGGCTAGTTTCTGAGTTTAGTACATACTATGGAAGTAGCAGCTCTCCCGGTGGCATCATCAGAGTCTGCAGCGATTGCAACACAACCAAGACTCCTCTGTGGAGGAGTGGACCTCGTGGCCCCAAG TCGCTCTGTAATGCGTGTGGAATTCGACAAAGGAAGGCGAGGCGAGCGATGGCAGCAGCGGCTCTAAACGGCGGACTAGTCCCGGCTGATGCTCCATCTCAAGTGCAAAAAGAGAAGGAATTAGATGTCGATCGAACTCTCCCCTTCAAGAAACGGTGCAAGGTTGACACTGCCAGCAGTATGACTGCGACGAAGCTTTGCTTTAGTGAAGCTAAACTAAGCTCGAACAGGAGCTCTGCAATCAAGAAAGTCTTCCCGCAAGAAGAGAGAGATGCAGCGATACTGTTGATGGCTTTATCATGTGGCCTTATTCGCAGTTGA
- the LOC135672672 gene encoding 1-aminocyclopropane-1-carboxylate synthase 7-like: protein MVKGAESCVPLSEVATSNTHGEDSPYFAGWKAYDEDPFDAASNPAGVIQMGLAENQVSFDLLEKYLYQHPGASGLGCGISGFRENALFQDYHGLQTFRQEMATFMEQIREGRAKFDPERIVLTAGATAANELLTFISADPGDCLLIPTPYYPGFDRDLRWRTGVRIIPVHCSSSNGFQVTLQALEDAYVKAEGMKIRVRGLLLTNPSNPLGTAIARHVLEEVLDFVTQKDIHLISDEIYSGSVFSSDEFVSVAEIVEARGYEDCDRVHIVYSLSKDLGLPGFRVGAIYSYNDRVVTTARRMSSFTLVSSQTQRMLASMLADRGFTENYLKTNRERLKNRRDFITEGLKNAGIECLPGNAGLFCWMNLAPLLEEPTREGELRLWSLIVHEAKLNISPGSSCHCSEAGWFRVCFANMSQQTLEVALRRIKDFMKNMKAIQEK, encoded by the exons ATGGTTAAGGGTGCTGAGTCCTGTGTGCCACTCTCAGAAGTGGCAACTTCCAACACCCACGGGGAGGACTCCCCTTACTTTGCTGGCTGGAAAGCTTATGATGAAGACCCTTTTGATGCTGCAAGCAACCCTGCAGGGGTCATTCAGATGGGTTTGGCAGAGAACCAA GTTTCATTTGATCTACTGGAGAAGTATTTATACCAGCACCCGGGAGCATCCGGCTTGGGATGTGGTATCTCCGGCTTCAGAGAAAACGCTTTGTTTCAAGATTACCATGGTCTACAAACTTTTAGACAG GAAATGGCAACTTTTATGGAACAGATAAGAGAAGGCAGGGCAAAGTTTGATCCCGAACGCATCGTCCTCACCGCAGGTGCAACCGCCGCAAACGAGCTACTCACCTTCATCTCAGCAGATCCCGGAGATTGTTTGCTGATCCCAACACCTTATTATCCTGG GTTTGACAGAGATCTAAGATGGAGAACTGGTGTTCGTATCATTCCGGTCCACTGTAGCAGCTCAAATGGATTCCAAGTAACTCTCCAGGCCTTAGAAGATGCATACGTGAAAGCAGAAGGCATGAAGATTAGAGTCAGAGGACTTCTCCTCACAAACCCATCGAACCCGTTGGGCACCGCGATCGCAAGGCATGTACTCGAGGAGGTATTAGACTTTGTGACGCAGAAGGACATCCACTTGATCTCAGACGAGATCTACTCAGGCTCCGTGTTCTCCTCCGATGAGTTCGTCAGCGTCGCGGAGATTGTCGAAGCTCGCGGCTACGAAGATTGTGACCGAGTCCACATCGTGTATAGCCTCTCCAAGGATCTTGGCCTGCCTGGATTTAGAGTGGGAGCAATTTACTCGTACAACGATAGAGTGGTGACGACTGCTAGGAGGATGTCCAGCTTCACATTAGTCTCGTCTCAGACTCAGAGGATGTTGGCTTCGATGCTGGCTGATAGAGGGTTCACCGAGAACTACCTGAAGACAAATAGAGAAAGGCTCAAGAATAGGCGTGATTTCATCACCGAAGGTCTCAAGAATGCCGGGATCGAGTGCTTGCCAGGGAATGCTGGGCTCTTCTGCTGGATGAATCTGGCACCATTACTCGAAGAGCCCACCAGGGAAGGAGAGCTGAGACTTTGGAGCTTGATAGTGCACGAGGCGAAGCTTAACATATCCCCAGGCTCTTCCTGCCACTGTTCGGAAGCAGGCTGGTTTAGGGTATGCTTTGCTAATATGAGCCAGCAAACACTGGAAGTTGCACTGAGGAGAATAAAGGACTTCATGAAGAACATGAAGGCAATACAAGAGAAATAA
- the LOC135671838 gene encoding dof zinc finger protein DOF3.1-like → MQDSTASAAVQAAGPRFHEQEQNLRCPRCESTNTKFCYYNNYNLSQPRHFCKNCRRYWTKGGALRNIPVGGSTRKNSKRFNASSSSSAGCSIKRSNPPTPLPRLPDLPKPEPFSVLYPPLDHDRHLLDMAGSFSSLLSSDGHLETFLGSIHPAGGGCATSLPSSSSVNRRSVRVQGTESPSPAGDMSTPAVENVERLETDSECWSAGWTDLSIYNPGSSMQ, encoded by the coding sequence ATGCAGGATTCGACGGCGTCGGCGGCAGTTCAAGCGGCAGGGCCTCGGTTTCACGAGCAAGAGCAGAATCTGAGGTGCCCCCGGTGCGAAtccaccaacaccaagttctgctactacaacaactacaaccTCTCGCAGCCGCGTCACTTCTGCAAGAACTGCCGCCGCTACTGGACCAAAGGCGGCGCCCTCCGCAACATCCCCGTCGGCGGCAGCACGCGGAAGAACTCCAAGCGCTTCAACGCCTCCTCTTCGTCCTCTGCTGGATGCAGTATCAAGCGATCCAATCCTCCTACGCCCCTGCCTCGCCTCCCTGACCTCCCCAAGCCCGAGCCCTTCTCTGTTCTCTACCCGCCTCTCGACCACGACCGCCACTTGCTCGACATGGCGGGAAGCTTCAGCTCGCTGCTGTCATCCGACGGGCACTTGGAAACCTTCCTGGGCAGCATCCATCCGGCGGGCGGCGGTTGCGCTACGTCGTTGCCGAGCTCGAGCAGCGTGAACCGTCGCAGCGTTCGCGTTCAGGGGACGGAATCGCCGAGCCCAGCCGGCGACATGTCGACGCCAGCTGTGGAGAACGTCGAAAGACTGGAGACCGATTCCGAGTGCTGGTCTGCGGGGTGGACAGATCTTTCCATCTACAATCCAGGTTCGAGCATGCAGTGA
- the LOC103982302 gene encoding uncharacterized protein LOC103982302, translated as MEDYRSRSYGDGRMEMEVYESRPQPSLSGPQDLRCYSASYASSHSSNQAPKEIKLKKGKSASGSSSSRSGWSLSDPELQRKKRVAGYKAYAVEGKMKGSLRRSFRWLKDRCTQVVYGWW; from the coding sequence ATGGAGGATTACAGGTCAAGGTCTTATGGGGATGGGAGGATGGAGATGGAGGTCTATGAGAGCAGGCCTCAGCCTTCTCTCTCTGGCCCTCAGGACCTCAGGTGCTACAGCGCATCCTACGCCTCCTCTCACAGCAGCAACCAGGCCCCTAAGGAGATCAAGCTCAAGAAGGGGAAGAGCGCCTCTGGTTCCTCTTCCTCCAGGAGTGGATGGAGCCTCAGCGACCCCGAGctacagaggaagaagagggtggCGGGATACAAGGCTTACGCTGTGGAGGGAAAGATGAAGGGGAGCCTGAGGAGAAGCTTCAGGTGGCTCAAGGACAGATGCACCCAGGTGGTGTATGGGTGGTGGTGA